A stretch of Aeromicrobium tamlense DNA encodes these proteins:
- a CDS encoding type II secretion system F family protein — MLLIGIVSIFIALGLLFKALGVFGKQESAAAARLRELTESEVVVGGSAKDLHQGTTKSGLGYRLTPRSIVDKAERNYMLAGRPEDSSVAKILLQKVIFGAFGVGVGIMIFSGQGGLLGWMLLIGAPVMGYFAPDIIINGKAVRRQEEIQYALPDMLDQITISIESGTSFENALARTGQTGKGPLADEIVRTVQDISLGLPRREAYESLVARTDVDELRKFVRSILQGEEFGVPVSDIVRDQANEMRMGRRLRAEGVANQIPVKMLLPLMGTILPVLFIIVIGPAIIAAIAQFKAA, encoded by the coding sequence CGATCTTCATCGCGCTGGGCCTGCTGTTCAAGGCGCTCGGCGTCTTCGGCAAGCAGGAGTCGGCGGCCGCCGCGCGCCTGCGCGAGCTGACCGAGTCCGAGGTCGTCGTCGGAGGCTCGGCGAAGGACCTGCACCAGGGCACGACGAAGAGCGGTCTCGGCTACCGACTGACGCCGCGCTCGATCGTGGACAAGGCCGAGCGCAACTACATGCTCGCCGGTCGCCCTGAGGACTCGAGCGTCGCCAAGATCCTCCTGCAGAAGGTCATCTTCGGAGCCTTCGGCGTGGGCGTCGGCATCATGATCTTCTCGGGCCAGGGCGGCCTGCTCGGCTGGATGCTGCTGATCGGCGCGCCGGTCATGGGCTATTTCGCGCCCGACATCATCATCAACGGCAAGGCGGTGCGGCGCCAGGAGGAGATCCAGTACGCGCTGCCTGACATGCTCGACCAGATCACCATCTCGATCGAGTCCGGCACGAGCTTCGAGAACGCGCTCGCCCGCACCGGACAGACCGGCAAGGGCCCGCTGGCCGACGAGATCGTCCGCACGGTCCAGGACATCAGCCTGGGCCTGCCGCGCCGCGAGGCCTACGAGTCGCTCGTCGCCCGCACCGACGTGGACGAGCTGCGCAAGTTCGTGCGCTCGATCCTGCAGGGCGAGGAGTTCGGCGTCCCGGTGTCGGACATCGTGCGCGACCAGGCCAACGAGATGCGCATGGGCCGACGCCTGCGCGCGGAGGGTGTCGCCAACCAGATTCCCGTCAAGATGCTGCTGCCCCTCATGGGCACGATCCTGCCGGTGCTGTTCATCATCGTCATCGGTCCCGCGATCATCGCGGCGATCGCTCAGTTCAAGGCTGCATGA